One window of the Pedobacter ginsengisoli genome contains the following:
- a CDS encoding dipeptidase — MFTIDVHLDLSMNALEWNRDLTLPVSSINAREVGLTDKPDRAKAVVSLPELRKGKIGLVVATQIARFVAPGNTLPGWHSPAQAWAQTQGQLAWYKAMEEAGEMVQINDLAGLEKHLALWAADTPDTEKPIGYILSLEGADSIVTIGHLEKAYQNGLRAVGPAHYGPGRYAQGTDATGYMGPKGHELLKEMERLNIILDATHLCDDSFWEALDHFNGYVWASHNNCRTLVNHNRQFSDDQIKALIERGAVIGGALDAWMMVPNWVRGKSTPQGTNCSLDVMIDHIDHICQLAGNTLHVGIGSDLDGAFGKEQCPYDLETIADLQKIPALFKARGYSDIDVENLMSGNWLRFLRKAW; from the coding sequence ATGTTTACAATTGATGTGCATTTGGATTTAAGCATGAATGCTTTGGAATGGAATAGAGATTTGACTTTGCCTGTTTCTTCGATCAATGCAAGGGAGGTGGGATTGACCGATAAGCCCGATAGGGCAAAAGCAGTTGTTTCACTTCCTGAACTTAGAAAAGGTAAAATTGGGTTGGTTGTGGCTACTCAGATTGCGCGATTTGTAGCACCGGGAAATACTTTGCCGGGATGGCATTCGCCAGCACAGGCCTGGGCGCAAACACAAGGTCAGCTTGCATGGTACAAAGCTATGGAAGAGGCAGGAGAGATGGTGCAGATTAATGACCTGGCAGGTCTGGAAAAACACCTTGCTTTGTGGGCTGCTGATACCCCTGATACTGAAAAACCAATTGGCTATATATTGAGTCTTGAAGGTGCCGATTCTATTGTAACTATCGGGCATTTAGAAAAAGCTTATCAAAATGGTTTAAGAGCAGTTGGCCCGGCTCATTACGGCCCCGGAAGATATGCCCAGGGTACTGATGCAACAGGATATATGGGGCCTAAAGGCCATGAATTACTTAAGGAAATGGAGCGGTTAAACATTATTTTAGATGCCACACATTTATGTGATGATAGTTTTTGGGAAGCACTTGACCATTTTAATGGGTATGTTTGGGCTTCGCATAACAATTGCAGAACGTTGGTAAATCATAACCGCCAGTTTAGTGATGATCAGATCAAAGCATTAATAGAACGTGGTGCAGTTATTGGCGGCGCTTTGGATGCCTGGATGATGGTGCCCAACTGGGTGCGTGGCAAATCAACCCCTCAGGGTACGAATTGCAGTCTGGATGTGATGATTGATCACATAGATCATATTTGCCAGTTGGCCGGTAACACACTGCATGTTGGAATTGGTTCTGATCTGGATGGTGCATTTGGTAAGGAACAATGTCCTTACGATCTCGAAACTATTGCTGATCTTCAAAAGATACCTGCATTATTTAAGGCCAGAGGGTATTCTGACATAGATGTTGAAAACCTGATGAGCGGAAACTGGTTAAGATTTTTGAGAAAAGCCTGGTAA
- the gatB gene encoding Asp-tRNA(Asn)/Glu-tRNA(Gln) amidotransferase subunit GatB: MSTKTAVSPSEFELVSGLEIHVQLNTQTKIFSSDSASFGAKPNEHISAVSLALPGALPKLNKEVVAKAIRMGLALNCTINQLNFFDRKNYFYADLPKGYQITQDNKPICQNGYLNVTLSNGEEKRIGINRIHLEEDAGKSMHDQNDQYSYVDLNRAGVPLIEIVTEPDIRSSEEASALLTEMRKLVRHLNVSDGNMEEGSLRCDANISIREAGTTEFGTRCEVKNLNSIRNVRRAMDFEFNRQKEVVTTGGRIIQSTLNFDAEEGTTSPMRSKEEANDYRYFPDPDLPPIHISDEWLAQIKASMPELPAEISKRLVKDYGVNTSEATLLAEDTELLAYLNSALPAVKNKKSLVNWLTGSVRALLSEQEISISEFKVSPAQLADVINLVDDKKITQQIALQQLLPLIINTEGADVNKLAADHSLLIEENGDELAGFVDQVLSKYEAQVQAYKKGKKGVLGLFVGEVMKLAKGKADPQKINELLQEKLK, encoded by the coding sequence ATGAGTACGAAAACTGCAGTTTCTCCATCAGAGTTCGAATTGGTATCTGGTTTAGAAATCCACGTACAATTAAATACACAAACAAAAATATTCTCGTCAGACAGTGCTTCTTTTGGGGCAAAACCTAATGAGCATATTTCGGCTGTTTCTTTGGCATTGCCGGGTGCATTGCCTAAATTAAATAAAGAGGTGGTTGCCAAGGCCATTAGAATGGGACTGGCGCTAAACTGTACCATTAATCAGCTTAATTTTTTTGACAGAAAGAATTATTTCTATGCTGATTTACCTAAAGGTTATCAGATTACTCAGGATAACAAACCTATTTGCCAGAATGGTTATCTGAACGTAACATTAAGTAATGGCGAAGAAAAGCGTATCGGAATTAACAGGATACACCTTGAAGAGGATGCTGGTAAGAGCATGCATGATCAGAATGATCAATACTCTTATGTGGATTTAAACAGGGCAGGGGTTCCATTAATTGAGATTGTTACTGAGCCTGATATCAGAAGTTCAGAAGAAGCATCTGCGCTTTTAACAGAAATGAGAAAACTGGTTCGCCATTTAAACGTGAGCGATGGTAATATGGAAGAAGGAAGTTTGCGCTGTGATGCAAATATTTCCATCCGCGAAGCCGGAACTACAGAATTCGGAACGCGCTGTGAGGTGAAAAACCTAAACTCTATAAGGAATGTTCGCAGGGCTATGGATTTTGAGTTTAACAGGCAAAAGGAGGTGGTTACAACCGGAGGCAGGATTATACAAAGTACATTGAACTTTGATGCTGAAGAGGGTACAACATCGCCAATGCGCAGCAAGGAAGAAGCTAATGATTACAGGTATTTTCCGGACCCTGATTTGCCACCAATACATATTTCTGATGAATGGCTTGCACAGATAAAGGCCTCAATGCCTGAATTGCCGGCAGAGATATCTAAACGATTGGTAAAGGATTATGGAGTTAATACATCTGAGGCAACATTGCTTGCTGAGGATACGGAGTTGCTTGCTTATTTAAATTCGGCATTGCCTGCGGTTAAAAATAAAAAAAGCCTGGTGAACTGGCTTACGGGTTCAGTTAGAGCGTTGTTAAGTGAACAGGAAATATCAATTTCGGAATTTAAAGTTAGCCCGGCGCAGCTTGCAGATGTAATTAACCTGGTTGATGATAAAAAGATTACCCAGCAAATTGCTTTACAGCAGTTATTGCCGTTAATAATTAATACGGAGGGTGCTGATGTAAATAAACTTGCTGCGGATCACAGCTTGTTAATCGAAGAAAATGGTGATGAACTTGCTGGCTTTGTAGATCAGGTTTTATCGAAATATGAAGCGCAGGTGCAGGCTTATAAAAAGGGTAAAAAAGGTGTGCTTGGACTTTTTGTAGGTGAAGTAATGAAACTTGCCAAAGGAAAAGCAGATCCTCAAAAAATTAATGAATTATTACAAGAGAAATTAAAATAG
- a CDS encoding response regulator transcription factor, which yields MSTVKQKILIVDDEPDILELIEYNLKKEGYQVFLANNGQEGITIAKKVHPDLIILDIMMPKMDGIEACRLMRAIPEFKNTFMVFLTARSEEYSEIAGFNVGADDYIAKPIKPRALVSRINAILRRNASGDEVSDNKVEIGDLVIDREAYLVFQNGKKVILAKKEFELLYLLASKPGKVYTRESILKNIWEDSVVVTNRTIDVHIRKLREKLGESYVATVKGVGYKFELS from the coding sequence ATGAGCACCGTAAAACAGAAGATACTTATTGTTGATGACGAACCAGATATTTTAGAGTTAATTGAATATAACTTAAAAAAAGAGGGATATCAGGTATTCTTAGCCAATAATGGTCAGGAAGGCATTACGATTGCGAAGAAGGTTCATCCTGATTTGATTATTCTGGATATCATGATGCCAAAGATGGATGGTATTGAGGCATGCAGGTTAATGAGGGCTATTCCTGAGTTTAAAAATACTTTTATGGTGTTCTTAACCGCACGTAGTGAAGAGTATTCGGAAATTGCCGGGTTTAATGTTGGTGCAGACGATTATATTGCTAAACCTATTAAGCCCCGTGCACTGGTAAGCCGTATTAATGCGATATTAAGAAGAAATGCAAGTGGTGATGAGGTTTCTGATAATAAGGTTGAAATAGGTGATCTGGTAATTGACAGAGAGGCTTATCTTGTTTTTCAGAATGGTAAAAAGGTAATTTTAGCTAAGAAAGAGTTTGAATTACTTTATCTATTAGCCTCTAAACCAGGTAAAGTATATACAAGAGAGTCTATTTTAAAGAATATTTGGGAAGATTCTGTTGTGGTGACCAACCGTACAATTGACGTACATATACGTAAGTTACGTGAGAAGTTGGGTGAAAGTTATGTTGCTACCGTAAAAGGAGTAGGGTATAAATTCGAACTTTCTTAG
- a CDS encoding chloride channel protein has product MYVRLVNYIDSINHYRKTKISNRNFLVIAALIVGILAGLAAALLKTLTHHIEDFLQTGFHWQYKYYLYFFFPFIGILLSVMYVRRFIRKGKFETGLTPLLYTISKKSSKVEPHNIYSQIITAALTVGFGGSTGLEAPIVTSGSGIGSVVGRFLGLSYRETTMLLACGAAAGISAAFNSPIAGIVFAIEILLPEFTIPAFIPLLLASATAAVVARFFFNEQLFFLVTEGWKMNALVYYVLLAVLIGLFSIYFTKANSLIKSFFYKINHPYKRVVIGGLMLGLMVFLFPTLYGEGYVTIKNLLGGNYTNVMTNSIFAEYSSLPWLVILFTVITVFAKSCATLITLGAGGNGGIFAPSLVIGGLIGFVVAFSANTLGIANLNVANFIVAGMAASLSAIMHAPLTGIFLIAEITGGYVLMVPLMITSALSYLINRSANKYSIYTKPLAEKGELLSHEDKDTTVLNMMKLRYLVERDYLVLSEDDLVSARMQEILHSKRNLFPVVSNDKSFKGLVFVEDVLKTNRAEEDNLSVNDLMQAAPAIVVITDPLKKVLGKMEKENAWLLPVLDESGAYLGFVSKTAIFNKYRALLSRQADYME; this is encoded by the coding sequence ATGTATGTACGGCTGGTAAATTATATAGATTCAATTAACCACTACCGGAAAACTAAAATTTCTAACCGTAATTTTTTAGTAATTGCTGCACTAATAGTTGGTATTCTGGCCGGTCTTGCTGCTGCACTTTTAAAAACGCTAACCCATCATATAGAAGATTTCCTGCAAACAGGATTTCATTGGCAGTACAAATACTATCTGTACTTCTTTTTTCCTTTTATAGGTATACTGCTATCAGTTATGTATGTACGCAGGTTCATAAGAAAGGGGAAATTTGAGACGGGATTAACGCCTTTGCTTTATACTATTTCCAAAAAATCGAGTAAGGTTGAACCACATAATATTTATTCGCAAATTATTACTGCGGCTCTAACTGTTGGTTTTGGCGGGTCTACAGGTTTGGAGGCACCAATTGTAACCAGCGGATCAGGCATTGGCTCTGTAGTAGGTAGATTTTTAGGTTTGTCTTACCGTGAAACCACTATGCTGCTGGCATGTGGTGCGGCGGCCGGAATATCAGCTGCTTTTAACAGCCCAATAGCGGGTATTGTATTTGCCATAGAGATACTGTTGCCGGAGTTTACAATTCCGGCTTTTATACCTTTGTTACTTGCATCGGCTACAGCTGCTGTAGTGGCAAGGTTCTTTTTTAATGAACAGCTTTTCTTCCTGGTTACCGAAGGTTGGAAAATGAATGCTTTGGTTTATTATGTACTGCTTGCAGTGCTAATTGGTTTATTCTCTATCTATTTTACTAAGGCTAATTCATTAATTAAATCTTTCTTTTACAAGATTAATCACCCGTATAAGCGTGTAGTTATTGGTGGTTTAATGCTGGGGCTAATGGTATTCCTGTTTCCAACCTTGTATGGAGAGGGCTATGTAACTATTAAAAACCTGCTAGGCGGAAATTATACTAATGTAATGACCAACAGTATATTTGCTGAGTATAGTAGTTTGCCATGGCTGGTGATTTTATTTACGGTAATAACTGTTTTTGCTAAATCATGCGCCACTCTTATTACTTTAGGAGCGGGTGGAAATGGGGGTATTTTTGCGCCAAGTTTGGTTATTGGTGGTTTAATAGGTTTTGTGGTGGCTTTTTCTGCAAATACCTTAGGTATAGCAAACCTGAATGTTGCAAATTTTATTGTAGCAGGCATGGCCGCCTCTTTAAGCGCAATTATGCATGCACCCCTTACCGGGATATTTTTGATTGCTGAGATTACCGGTGGCTACGTTTTAATGGTTCCGTTGATGATTACATCGGCACTTTCTTACCTGATTAATCGCAGTGCAAATAAGTACTCTATTTATACCAAACCTTTGGCAGAGAAAGGCGAGCTTTTGTCGCACGAGGATAAGGATACTACCGTTCTTAATATGATGAAGCTTAGGTATCTGGTTGAACGGGATTATCTTGTTTTAAGTGAAGATGATTTGGTCTCAGCAAGGATGCAGGAGATTTTACATTCGAAAAGGAATTTGTTTCCGGTTGTAAGTAACGACAAGAGTTTTAAAGGGTTGGTATTTGTTGAAGATGTTTTGAAAACGAATAGGGCAGAAGAAGATAACCTTTCTGTAAATGACCTGATGCAGGCCGCTCCTGCTATTGTTGTAATTACTGACCCGCTTAAAAAAGTACTGGGAAAAATGGAAAAGGAAAATGCGTGGTTATTGCCTGTACTGGATGAAAGTGGAGCATATCTTGGTTTTGTTTCTAAAACTGCGATTTTTAATAAGTACAGAGCCTTGTTAAGCAGGCAGGCCGATTATATGGAATAA
- a CDS encoding GreA/GreB family elongation factor, which translates to MNTESIKINDTPIILSTGIYDLLKDHLRRRKLSRYNEAKLELELKHAKQVLRNDLPADVVTVDTHVKVKEIESGKEFAYKLVAPAKARRKNNTLSILSPIGVAILGYTQGAIVQWEMPEGIRKYQIEEVTKLSFN; encoded by the coding sequence ATGAATACTGAATCGATAAAAATAAACGATACACCTATAATACTATCAACCGGAATTTACGACCTGCTTAAAGATCATTTAAGAAGAAGAAAATTAAGCAGATATAATGAAGCAAAGCTTGAATTGGAATTGAAACATGCCAAACAAGTTTTAAGAAATGATTTACCTGCTGATGTGGTTACAGTTGATACCCATGTAAAAGTTAAAGAAATAGAATCAGGAAAAGAGTTTGCTTACAAGCTGGTTGCACCTGCAAAAGCCCGAAGAAAAAACAATACCCTTTCTATCCTTTCTCCAATAGGCGTAGCAATTCTTGGCTATACCCAGGGGGCTATAGTACAATGGGAAATGCCCGAAGGGATAAGAAAATACCAGATAGAAGAAGTTACTAAATTATCTTTTAATTAA
- a CDS encoding TlpA disulfide reductase family protein, translating to MMKRIAYLVVLCIAFAACKDKSKFVINGEFKNAAPKSKVYLFGLQKDSALPLDSTVFSEKGEFKFTHATPGADFFRISAGNNEYMIIAKNGDVIKITADLADKSLAYTTSGAAEADKLQELNTTKHQYMTKIAAIQTQFDEAVTAQPDKREAIMEQMRPQYTAEIDGLNKAVLKFAQENTESLAGFYAINLLNPSEFEKEMVDYSDKIKSNFNDNAAVTEFLKRMANLKAVQIGQAAPEFTITGIDGKPVKLSDFKGKYVLLDFWASWCMPCRQENPNVVKAYNAYKDKNFTILGISLDKDPAAWKKAIADDKLTWNHASELSDFEGSTVRLYQIEAIPSSFIIDPKGTIIAKNLRGEELDAFLNKTLR from the coding sequence ATGATGAAACGTATTGCGTATTTAGTGGTGTTGTGCATAGCTTTTGCTGCATGTAAGGATAAAAGTAAGTTTGTAATTAACGGAGAATTTAAAAATGCTGCTCCAAAAAGCAAAGTTTACTTGTTTGGTTTACAAAAGGATAGTGCATTACCGTTAGATTCAACTGTGTTTTCAGAAAAAGGTGAATTTAAATTTACCCACGCTACACCAGGTGCAGATTTCTTTAGAATTTCGGCAGGTAATAACGAATATATGATTATTGCAAAGAATGGTGATGTAATTAAAATTACTGCTGATTTGGCTGATAAATCGTTAGCCTATACTACATCTGGAGCTGCTGAGGCTGATAAGCTACAGGAACTGAATACAACCAAGCATCAGTATATGACTAAAATAGCGGCAATACAAACTCAATTTGATGAGGCTGTAACGGCTCAGCCAGATAAGAGAGAAGCTATTATGGAGCAAATGAGACCTCAATATACTGCTGAAATTGATGGACTAAATAAGGCGGTGTTGAAATTTGCTCAGGAGAATACTGAATCGTTAGCTGGATTTTATGCCATAAACCTGTTAAATCCTTCGGAATTTGAAAAGGAAATGGTTGACTATTCTGATAAAATTAAAAGTAACTTTAATGACAATGCAGCAGTAACTGAATTTTTAAAGAGAATGGCTAACTTAAAGGCTGTTCAAATTGGCCAGGCTGCTCCGGAATTTACAATTACGGGTATTGATGGAAAACCGGTTAAGTTATCTGATTTTAAAGGAAAATATGTATTGCTTGATTTCTGGGCTTCATGGTGCATGCCATGCAGACAAGAAAACCCAAATGTGGTTAAAGCTTACAATGCTTACAAAGACAAGAATTTTACGATTTTGGGAATCTCGTTAGACAAAGATCCTGCTGCCTGGAAAAAAGCAATTGCCGATGATAAGCTTACCTGGAACCATGCCAGTGAACTAAGTGATTTTGAAGGTTCAACTGTTAGATTGTATCAGATAGAGGCTATTCCAAGCTCATTTATTATAGATCCTAAGGGAACGATTATTGCAAAGAATTTACGTGGAGAAGAGCTTGATGCATTTTTAAATAAAACTTTACGCTAA
- a CDS encoding RluA family pseudouridine synthase, whose product MKYPSFKDIILFENDDYIVVNKPPFVASLDERGGSGEVNILRLAKQYSPDAQVCHRLDKETSGAIIIAKTPEAYRSVSIQFEKRKVNKVYHAIVDGQFTFKDLFIDLPILNDGNKSVTIDRKEGKRAETYFNSIKNYRHYTLVECKPVTGRMHQIRIHLATQRAAIVGDHMYKGKPVFLSAIKKGYRIAKDDEEQPIMKRFALHARYLVFKGLDDKDIVIEAPYPKDFATLIKLLDKFDA is encoded by the coding sequence TTGAAATATCCTTCTTTTAAAGACATTATCCTATTCGAAAACGATGATTATATCGTTGTAAACAAGCCACCTTTTGTTGCCTCTTTAGATGAGCGCGGCGGTTCGGGTGAAGTTAATATTCTACGTCTTGCTAAACAGTACAGTCCCGATGCACAGGTGTGCCACCGTTTAGACAAAGAAACATCGGGCGCTATCATTATAGCAAAAACCCCTGAGGCTTACCGTTCTGTTTCCATTCAATTTGAGAAACGTAAAGTAAATAAAGTATATCACGCTATTGTTGATGGTCAGTTTACTTTTAAGGATCTGTTTATTGATCTGCCTATTTTAAATGATGGGAACAAGAGTGTAACAATAGATCGTAAGGAAGGAAAGCGTGCAGAAACTTATTTCAACTCTATTAAAAACTACAGACATTACACTTTAGTGGAATGTAAACCTGTAACAGGTAGAATGCACCAGATCCGTATACATCTGGCTACTCAGCGTGCAGCTATTGTTGGAGATCATATGTATAAGGGTAAACCTGTTTTCCTTTCGGCTATAAAAAAAGGATATAGGATTGCTAAAGACGATGAAGAGCAACCTATAATGAAACGTTTTGCCCTACATGCACGTTATTTGGTATTTAAAGGATTAGATGATAAGGATATTGTTATTGAGGCACCATATCCGAAGGATTTTGCTACCCTTATCAAATTACTGGATAAATTTGACGCTTAA
- a CDS encoding RNA polymerase sigma factor: MNHLGHPNTSTLSDEEIVKRVVKGEKYLYENLIRKYNLRLYRISLSIVNDDAEVEDIIQTTYLNAYLQLANFQNKSSFNTWLTRILINESLLHKKKSMRRNQLAIESEKDEMHHETPLKNLMNKELKVILEKAVSNLPEKYRLVFVMREIEEMSTHETMEVLDLGESNVKIRLTRAKEMLRNELSDYYKTAQLFEFNLVRCDKVANFVMSNINL, encoded by the coding sequence ATGAATCATTTAGGCCATCCAAATACCTCCACTTTAAGCGACGAAGAGATCGTAAAGCGAGTAGTAAAGGGCGAAAAATATTTATATGAAAACCTGATACGTAAATACAATTTACGTTTATACAGGATAAGCTTGTCTATTGTTAACGATGATGCCGAGGTAGAAGACATTATCCAAACAACCTACCTTAACGCCTACCTGCAACTTGCAAACTTCCAAAACAAGTCAAGCTTTAATACCTGGCTTACAAGAATACTTATAAATGAAAGCTTACTTCATAAAAAGAAAAGCATGAGGCGTAACCAATTGGCAATAGAATCAGAAAAAGATGAAATGCACCACGAAACCCCATTAAAAAATCTCATGAATAAAGAGCTAAAAGTTATACTCGAAAAAGCGGTATCCAACCTTCCGGAGAAATACCGCCTGGTATTTGTAATGCGCGAAATTGAAGAAATGAGTACCCATGAAACAATGGAAGTTCTTGATTTAGGAGAATCGAATGTAAAAATCAGACTTACACGTGCAAAAGAAATGCTCAGAAATGAACTAAGCGATTATTATAAAACCGCTCAGCTTTTTGAATTTAATCTGGTAAGATGTGATAAAGTTGCCAATTTTGTAATGTCCAATATAAACCTTTAA
- a CDS encoding sigma-54-dependent transcriptional regulator: MAKLLIIDDERAIRSTLREILEYENYEVEDIDNGVDGLELIKKKKYDLILCDIKMNRMDGMEVLEQALAYSPDLPFIMISGHGTVETAIEASKKGAFDFISKPPDLNRLLITVRNALDRGTLVTETKVLKRKVSKTRDILGSSENINKIKETIERVAPTEARVLITGANGSGKELVARWLHEKSNRADSPLIEVNCAAIPSELIESELFGHEKGSFTSAVKQRIGKFELANGGTLFLDEIGDMSLSAQAKVLRALQEHKITRVGGEKELEVNVRVLAATNKNLLKEIEDGNFRMDLYHRLNVINIHVPHLCERTDDIPEIAQSFLEEICKEYGMPVKKISDSAMVALQGLPWTGNVRELHNMIERLIILSDKTITDHDVTAFANPGGGTNIGAAGSAPNGSATNAASPTLAYDKFNNFQDYKDYAEKEFIKFKLEKNNWNVSKTADDIDIQRSHLYSKIEKFGLKRSSE; this comes from the coding sequence ATGGCAAAATTGTTAATAATTGACGACGAGAGAGCAATAAGAAGTACATTACGTGAGATCTTAGAATACGAAAATTATGAAGTTGAGGATATTGACAATGGTGTAGATGGATTAGAACTCATCAAAAAGAAAAAATACGACCTTATATTGTGCGATATCAAAATGAACAGAATGGATGGTATGGAGGTGCTGGAACAGGCACTTGCCTACAGTCCGGATCTTCCTTTCATAATGATTTCAGGACATGGCACAGTCGAAACGGCAATAGAAGCCAGTAAGAAAGGTGCATTTGATTTCATTTCAAAACCACCAGACTTAAACAGACTACTCATAACAGTTAGAAATGCACTCGACAGAGGCACTTTAGTTACTGAAACCAAAGTCTTAAAAAGAAAGGTTAGTAAAACCAGAGATATTTTAGGTAGTTCAGAAAATATCAACAAAATAAAAGAAACTATAGAACGTGTTGCTCCTACCGAAGCAAGGGTACTCATAACAGGTGCAAATGGAAGCGGAAAGGAATTGGTTGCACGTTGGCTACACGAAAAATCTAATCGTGCTGACAGCCCCCTTATCGAGGTTAACTGCGCGGCTATTCCATCAGAACTTATAGAAAGTGAATTATTTGGCCACGAGAAAGGCTCATTTACTTCAGCTGTAAAGCAACGTATAGGTAAATTTGAATTAGCCAACGGAGGAACGCTGTTTTTAGATGAGATTGGCGACATGAGTCTTTCGGCTCAGGCTAAAGTATTACGTGCATTACAAGAACACAAAATTACCCGTGTAGGCGGTGAAAAAGAGCTTGAGGTTAATGTTCGTGTACTTGCAGCAACAAATAAAAATCTATTAAAAGAAATAGAAGATGGCAATTTCCGTATGGACTTGTACCATCGTTTAAATGTAATAAACATCCATGTTCCTCACTTGTGTGAACGTACAGACGACATCCCTGAAATTGCACAAAGTTTCCTTGAAGAGATTTGTAAAGAATATGGCATGCCTGTTAAAAAGATCAGCGATAGTGCAATGGTAGCGTTGCAAGGTCTGCCATGGACAGGTAACGTAAGGGAATTACATAACATGATTGAACGATTAATTATCCTAAGTGATAAAACCATCACTGATCATGATGTAACTGCATTTGCAAATCCTGGCGGAGGAACAAACATAGGTGCAGCAGGCAGTGCGCCAAATGGATCTGCAACAAATGCAGCCTCTCCAACATTGGCTTATGATAAGTTCAATAACTTTCAGGATTACAAAGACTATGCTGAAAAGGAATTCATCAAGTTTAAATTAGAAAAAAACAATTGGAACGTATCCAAAACTGCCGATGATATAGATATTCAACGCAGTCATTTATACAGTAAGATTGAGAAATTCGGATTAAAAAGGTCCTCAGAATAA